A region of the Peredibacter starrii genome:
TTACGAGGAGATACGATCTCTTCTGCGCCTTCTTGTTTTCCGAAGTTACAGAAATCAAAATAAAGTTTCTCAGCATGCTCATCAATCAGAGGGCCCATGAAAGGATCTGGTTGAGAAGTAGGGTGACCAACACGAATTCTTTCTGTCACAGCTTTAAATTGAGAGATGAATTCCTGCTCGATCTTCTTATGCACAAGAATCATTGAAGTCGATGTACAACGCTGACCAGAAGTTAAGAAACATGCTCTTAGAAGCTCTGGAAGCGCGTGTGAGATATTTGTATCGTGGTGAATGATAGTTGAGTTCTTACCACCAAGTTCAAGGGCCACAAGTTTCGAAAGATCTTTATAAGTGTTTTCTACAATTCGCTGACCAACACCTTTTGAACCAGTGAAGAACACACCTCTGATACGCTGATCGCCAGTAAGTTTACCGGCAGTATGACCTGTGCCATTGATGAAGTTAATCACGCCCTCTGGGAAACCAGCAGCGTGGAAACATTCCATCATCAGTTGTGCTGAATAGATTGTTTTCTCTGATGGCTTGAAGATAACTGAGTTACCAGCAAGAAGAGCGGCAAGAATCTGACCGTTTGCCAGGTGACAAGGGAAGTTGAAAGGGCCAATCACAAAACAAGGGCCCAGTGGTTTATAAACCGTGTGACCATCGATCTTTGGCATAACTTCTTTGATCGTTTCACGCTTAATGCGCTCAAGTGAATCAGTAATTGTTACTGTTACTTTGCTATCAAGAGCAGCGGCTTCAGTCTTTGCCTCCCAAAGTGGTTTACCCACTTCAAGTGCCAGTGCCATTGAGATCTCATCTTTACGAGCACGGACGGCCTCCTGATATTTTTTAAGGAATGCAATTCTTTCTTCGAAAGAAGTTTTTCTCCAGGTTGCGAAACCTTTCTGGGCCGATTCAATGACCGGTTCAATATGATCGTAATAAACACCAGCTTCCCACAGAACTTGTGTAAGGTCGGCAGGGCCACGTTTTAAGATCTTTTCTTGAGCATTAGATGATTGGTGAAAACGACCATTAAAGTAGTCGCCTTTGAGAGTCATTTGCATGGGAAATCCTTCTCTTGAATGATGATCCCAATCATACTCTTTTCCCTCAAATATGGCACTAATAATACGGAGAGTTAAATTATCTCGGGGGTTCCCGAGTAAGCTATAAATCTGGTACGATGGTGCCATTCAGGAGAACTAATATGACAGTAAAAACTCTACCGGCCTTGTTGGACAAAATGTGGCAAGACTATATCGCCATTAACCCATTAGCGAAGAAGATCAGTGACTTACTGGTTGGAGAAGGTGAGAAAATCCTGAACGATCACATTGCACTTCGTACGTTTAACCACCCAAGAGTTGGGGTAGACGTGATGGCAAAGCCTTTTATCGAAGCTGGCTATAAGTACAGCGGTGATTATCATTTCCCGGAAAAGAAGCTTTATGCAAAACACTATGAGCATCCGGATCACACACTTCCTAAGATCTTTATCTCTGAACTTAAGCTGGAAGAGTTCTCACCAGAGCTAAGAAAAACCGTAAATTCTCTGGTTGATCAGATTCCTGCCGGCGCTGAAAATGCTTATGATTTCGTTTCTACTGGCCGTCCTTGGAAAGTGACGACGAAGATTTACCAGGACCTTATGAAGGAAAGCGATTACGCGGCATGGGTTTCGGCCTTTGGTTACCGACCAAATCACTTTACTGTTTTTATCAACGAATTAAAAAAATACTCGGATATCCTGGTTTTGAACGATCACCTTAAAGCACAAGGTTTCAAACTGAATGCGAGTGGTGGGGAAGTGAAGGGCTCTAAAGAAGTATGTCTTGAGCAGTCTTCAACGTTGGCCAACAACATCGAAGTAACTTTTGATGATGGTAAACTTACAATCCCAGCTTGTTATTATGAATTCGCGAAACGCTATCCGATGAAAAATGGACAGCTTTATCAGGGATTCGTTGCTGCTTCAGCAGACAAGATTTTCGAATCGACTAGTAAGGGTCAATGATTTAATTGCGCCGACATGTGCTTACGAATGGAGTCTTCCAATGACATAAAGTTGGGCTTCATAAGTAGGTCGTTGGCGCCAAGCTCTCGAACTTCACGTTTTAACTGTTCCGTTCCATGGCCCGTGAAAAAGATGATAGGTTGACTGAAACCACGTTCACGGGCGATCTTCATAAATTTTAGACCGTCCATTACTGGCATCTTGATATCAGATACAACGCAGTCAATTTTCTTCTCTTCCAGAATTAAAAGAGCTTCTGCTCCGTTGTTGGCTATGAAAATTTCTTTCGCCTCATCTTCCAGCAATTCTTTCATGCTTTCTGATAGTTCCTCTTCATCGTCAACTAATAGTAGATTGCCTTTCATAGAATTCACCACGTCGTCAGTATACCCTGAAATTACGCTTTCTTTTAGGCCTTGGAGCGAAATTTAAGGACTTCTTTAGAATGAGCGAAGTGCTGAAGTCTGTTTTTTATTTACTTTGATTTTCTTTTTCTTCCTCTAATTTAGAGGCAAATTCGATGAGAACGTAATCATTACTTGGATTCTCAGGACGAGAAGGGGCGCATGAAGACAGAATAGAGGCAGCGATTAAAAAATAAATGATTTTCATTTTTTATCTTTCAGCTCGTTAATGATTGGCTCAAGTTCACGGAAAAAATCATTCTGACGAAATTTAAATGGTTCGTTTTTCAAGCTCGGATCCAACAGATGTTGTTTCATCTTATAGATCGGGCCCGCAATACGATGTGAAATAATCAAAGTCACAACAAGAAGAAGAACGAAGTTTGCCACCGCCAGACCAATAAAAAGCATATCAAGATCATGCTTCTGGGCCTCAAGAAATTGGTGAAAAACGTGACCTTCAGGAATTCCAACTTTGAGTCCTTTGTTTTTCATGTTCCAGAAAAACAAGTAAGTCGTAGAGTAGAGGCAGGCGGTAGAAAGAATGAAGAGGCCCACGAAGTAGCCAATGAGTTTTAATTGAAAAGGACCATTAATCAAAATTTTGTTCAGTGATCTTTCTTTAATGCTCATACTTTCCTCAGAATCTTTCTACCGAAGGCCCTATTACTTAGCTTTGTAAGGAAGAATTGTCTCAACGTTAATTGTGTCTTCAACACCAACACCAAGATATTCAGCTTTGGCCATTTTAAAATCTGATGCCTTCACAGAGAACTTAGCAACAACTTCATCGTTCTTGGTTGTGTAAGTGATGTTAACGGGCCTTTTCTCGCCATTAACTTCCAGCATAGCAGTGGCCTTACCACCTTGGGCCTTAAGATCCGTCAGCGTGGCCTTCGGATGCTTTGATGAATTCATGTGCTTCCAGGTATGCTCATCACGAAGATCAATTCCTGTGTTGAAAGACTCGATTGAAACTGTGATTTTATCAGCAGTGAAGTTATCACCCTGTTTTACCAGGTTACCTTTCACTTTTTTACTAACGGCCTGAAATGAACCGGCCGGGCTTAATGTTACGAAAAGAGTCACTTTGCTTTCAGCAAGTGCGAAAGAAGAAATAAGAGCGAAACTAAGTGCTACGAACAATTTCATGCATGACCTCTAAGAGTATGTTGATGAGAGAGTTATTTCTTTTTAGGAGAAGCCTTCTTCTTTATCGGCTGTGCCTTCGGTTTAAATGAAACAAAACGGATTTTGTCCCCGACGCGAAGTTTGAGTGCAGCTGCTGTCACTCCCGATACTTTGTAGCCGCCCGATTTGAGCTTAACCACGCCACCTAGGGCAGAACGGAAATTGCCACTGGTACGAGAGATGATAAAGATTTCTGACTTGAAGTTCTTATCGGAAACTTCAGCGATTTCTCCAATAGTGCTTTCTTTGATTGCACGAATATTGTCCACTTCAGCGATAAGAACCGGACCTGGCTCAAAAATCCCCACCAGACCAGAGAATCGGAAACCTTCTTGCTCGAGAATGCGTTTAGCGGGTTCAGTATTTGGATGAACCTTACCAACCACAAATTGTGCGTCTTCCGGAAGAAGATTGGTAATGATTGGATACTTCGGCATCAGCTCTTCAATGAAGCGTTTATTCTTCACATACAAGTAATCGGCCGTCGGAAAATCAATTTTAAAGAAGTTCGCACCGACTGCGTCCCAAAAAGGAGAGTGGCCCGAATCGTTTACCATTCCGCGCATCTCGGCGATCACCTGATCTTCGAAGAACTTGCGGTTCTCGGCGATAAAGAGGAATCGAGAGAGAGAAAGGAAACGACCGTTTTGCGAATTACGGAAATCCGGGTGGAGATAGAGTGAACATATCTCCGCCGGACCGTTGTGAATAAAGTGAAAATGAAGTGAAGTAACATCATTTTTTACATGAATAGATTTCGACTCGTGATGAGTTTTTTCCATTCGGTAGAAGTAGTAAGGCTCGAATCCACCAATCTTGGAGATGATGGCACATACACCCACTAATCTTCCCGTAAAAAGCTCTTCCATGACGAAGAGGTAGTCTTCACCACCCGGACCATCTTCACGATGCAAGAAGCTTCGTTCAGACATACGGATTCTTTTTTTAAGGACCTCAGGGTCCTTAGGTAGAGACGTGAGACCATGCCCGGATTTCTCCAGGAGTTCCATCAGACCATCCAGGTCTTTTTGTTCGATCGGACGGATGATGAACATGCTTACTCGATCTCTAGAAGTGTTTTTTCGATGATGGCGCAAACTTCATCGATATGTTTTTCCTCAGTCACAAGAGCTGGCATAAGGAAACGCACACGTGCAGTAGGGTGACCACCGGCAAGGAACGAAAGCACACCGTTTTCAAAGAGTTTCATTGTGAATGCCTTAGACTTCGGCTCGTCTCCTTTAAAGAGAGACATACCAACCATCACACCAACACCATACGGACCTTGAAGCTTCTCAGGATATTTCTGAGCGATCTTTTCAAGGTTCTTCTTAAAGTGGTTATGAAGACGATTGTTCTTCCCGTTTTCACCAAGAAGACCACCGTTAACCATTTCATTGATAACATAGTAAGCGGCCGCGATCTGAGACGCTGAACCTGTGAATGTCTGAGACATTAGACCCGGCTTCGGCTTGTGTTCATCATTATAAAGAGTGGCACAAACTTGAGAGTTCTTACCAACTGATACCACGTCTACGTGTTTATCAAGTTTGAAGTATTGGAACGCAAATAGTTCTGAAGTACGACCGAAAGTCTGAACTTCATCCACCATCACAGAGATGTTGTTCTCTTTACATACGGCGATCAGGGCCTCGAAGAATTCAGTGTGACCGACCCATGAACCGTTCTCACCCTGAATAAGCTCCATGATGAAACCAGCGTGATGGCCAGGGAAGCGAGTGATGTATTTTTTCATCGCTTTCACTGCAGCATCGATTGAGGCCTGGTGATTATTAGCATCGTAGAATGGGATATAATCCACATCTACCGTCTTAGGAAGACCAACACGGTAAGCACCTTTATCTGTGACCCATGCCATACCTAGAGTACGACCGGCGAAACATTTCTCGAATGCGAAGAAGCGAGAAGCAGGGTTACGTTTTTGGAAAATCATTTTGAAGGCGTTCTCGTTTGCCATTGCACCTGAAGTGGTAAGGAAAACGTTTTTTACACCAGCGCCGTATTTACAAGCTTGCTTCGAGAACAACTCAAGAAGTTTCGCCGTATCAACGTTCTGCTGAAGGTGACCGTTCATAACAGTGTTTGAAATTGCACCGTTAATTTGGGCCTCAATAACACCTGGGTGAGAGTGGCCCATAGAGTGAACGCCAATCCCTGTGATGAAATCGTATTTAACTGAACCATCTCCAAGTTCAACGAGAGGGCCGTTACCAATTCCTGAACCAAGGTAATTATAAAAAAGAGCTCCACCACGAAACTCCGCTACTTTTTTAAGAAGAGCATCGTACGATTCTTTAAGTTCAGGATTACCTGGTTTAACACCAGTAATAGTTTTCTGATGTTCAGTCAGTGCTTCTTTGATAAGTTGTTTTGCTTTTTCTAAACGAGGATCTTGAAAGAAACCATCGGCAATTGTTTTGGCCATTTGTAACTCCAGAATGAGAAAAAATATAATGAGTTTTCGGCAGTTTATGACAGAGACTTGAAGTTAATCAAGGAATAAGGTGGAGAAGTTAATTGACTCATCTTGTCTGGTATATTGCATTCAAATCTTTCTCTCAATTAACCGATAAACAAGTGATGAAATTTGTTCTCTTTCTTCTGTTATTCACTCTTGGGGCACATGCCAGCGACTCAACCATCGAGGGGAAGGTGTCTATTCCCGCTGATTGTTCAAAGAAGGCCATGGTGTGGTTGTCTTTAGATAAAGAGAACTACAAAGAACGGCTGCTTCTCATGCATACAGAAGTTCCTCAAGGAGGAACTTATCGCTTCTATGTGAAACCCGGTAATTATCAAGTCAGGGCCTCAGATGAAAGCGGTTGTGAGTTCATGAAACGCGTTCAAGTTAAGGGCCCGCAGATTGAAAATATTCAGTTGGTGAAGAAATGAAAAAATATTTCATCCTTCTCCTTGTGCTGTTTTCTTTCCACGCTTTAAGTAGTGCCACAATTGATTGTGGTCCAAACCTCATTCGAGTCTGGACTCAAGCAAGTGGTATGACTTGTGTACCAAGAGTTGTAACTGCTCAATCACAATTATATTGTTTGCCAATTAATGCCCAGCCTTTTCAAATGAGTTTGCTACAGAATTTTCCAGTCGTGCTACAGGGACAAGCTCCTTGGTGGGCCGCTCAGGGAAATCTCTATTACCCGAATATGAATTACCCCGGCGCTTGGTCTTATCCGGGCATTCAAGCAAATTATTATCCTGGTCAAGGCCAGGTCTTTGCGGCCAAGCCCAACGTTTATGTTGAGACAGTTCTACCTACAACAAAATTCAGTTTTAAGTTTGTAACGAAGCAACACTTCCTCGCTCAAACGCCGTTACTGAATAAAGATGAGTGGAGTGGGAAAATTTTTGAGACAGATAAGTTTGAAGTTGATGGTGTGAACTACGACTATCTTTTCTATGACGTGCGACTTCCGAAAGAAAAAATGCAATTTGAAAATGGCATGTGTTCGACTCGTGAAGAAGTTATTAACTGGATGATCAAAGACCTGAAAGAGCTTAAACATTCAGAACTCTCGCTCCAGGATTTTGAAGAGCACTGGAGAGTGAAAATTCCTGATTATCCTTACTATTGTGTCTATCCTCAGTATAACCGTGAGTTAGACGCTGCTATTCCGGTAGAAATAGATCTCGAGCGCACCACTTTCATCAGAAGCCTCTTTGTTCTGGTTCCTCACAAAAAAGAGCCAGATGTGGACGAGCCTCAAGAAATTCCATTTCCTAGCAGTGACCCTACCGAGTACCGCCCAGGAGTTAAAATCAAACGTGAAAACACGTTTCGTGAATGGGGAGTGGCTTTCTTGGGATTCTAGGTTTGCTCCGTGTCAATAAGACCATTTTATTGCCGTTAATCTTGGGGTATGATAGTTATCCTTTTACTTTATTTTTTTAATTATTTGTTCACGCGACAGATGGAGCTCCTATGAAAGTTGCAAAACTACATGATCTTAAAAAGACGGATAAAAAAACATTAGAGAAGTGGTTACACTTACTAATTCTTGGACGCATGATTGATGAACGTGCTCCGAACTATTTAAAGCAAGCACTTGGTTGGTCATACCATGCACCATATGCTGGTCACGATGCTATTCAACTTGCTATCGGCCAGGTTTTCGATCGTAAGACCGATCACATGTTCCCTTACTACCGTGACATGCTAACTGCATTGTCAGCTGGTCTAACAACAGAAGAAATCCTTCTTAACGGTATCTCAAAAGCTACAGATCTAGCTTCTGGTGGCCGTCACATGTCTAACCACTTTGCTAAGCCTGAGTGGAACATCCATAACGTTTCTTCTTGTACTGGTAACCACACTCTACACGCTGTAGGTGTTGGCCGTGCGATGAAATTCTATAAGCACAAAGGTGTTGCGATTTCTTCTCAAGGCGAGTCTTCAGTTTCTGAAGGTTACTGTTACGAAGCGATCAACGGTGCTTCAAACGAAAAACTTCCAGTAGTATTCGTGTTCCAGGATAACGGTTACGGTATCTCGGTTCCTAAAGCAGATCAGACTGCCAACGAATTCGTATGTGATAACTTCACTGGTTTCAAAAATCTTCAAATCGTAAAATGCGATGGTAAAGATGTATTTGATTCTATGAACACAATGATCGCAGCTCGCGAGCACGCACTTAAGTTCTCTGAGCCAGTAATCGTTCACGCTATGTGCGTACGTATCGGTAACCACTCTAACTCTGATAACCACGAATGGTACCGTGATGAGAAAGAGCGTGCTGATGCAAAAGCTCAAGATCCTCTACCGAAGTTCAAAGCTGATCTTCTTAAAGCGAAGATCTTCACTGAAAAAGAAATCGCTAAGATCGAAGAGAAGGCCAAAGCTGAACTTCTTGAAGCTCACGCTAAAGCAGTTAAAGCACCAAATCCAACTCCAGAGTCGATCTTTGATCACGTTCTTCCACCTGCATATGAGCCTCAGAAATATACTGATGGTACTCACAACGATACTTCTGAACCTAAGAAGTTCATTGATGCAATTAACGGCACTCTTAAAGCTGAATTCCGTCATAACCCAAATACATTCATCTGGGGCCAAGACGTAGCTAATAAAGAGAAGGGTGGTATCTTCAACGTAACAAAAGGTATGCAACAGGAATTCGGTAAAGGCCGCGTATTCAACGGTCCAATCGCCGAAGACTATATCCTTGGTACAGCTAACGGTATGTCTCGTTTCGACCAAGACAAAATCCGCGTAGTTGTTGAAGGTGCAGAGTTCGCAGATTACTTCTGGCCAGCAATGGAGCAGTTCGTAGAAATGTCTCACGATCACTGGAGATCTAACGGCGCTTTCTCACCAAACGTAACAATCCGTCTTGCTTCTGGTGGTTATATCGGCGGTGGTCTTTATCACTCACAAAACATCGAAGGTACTCTTTGTACGTTCCCTGGTGTTCGCGTAGTTGTTCCAGCTTTCGCAGACGATGCTGCTGGTCTTCTAAGAACAGCAATGCGTTCTCAAGGTTGTACTGTATACCTGGAGCCAAAAGCTCTTTATAACGCTAAACACGCTATGACTTCTATCCCTGAGGACTTCGAAGTTCCTTTCGGTAAGGCCCGCGTTCGTCGCGAGGGTAAAGACCTTTCAATCATCACTTACGGTAACACTGTTCACTTCTCACTTGAGGCGGCAGAAATTCTTGCGAAAGAAGGCTTTGATGTTGAAGTACTAGATCTACGTTCACTTAACCCGCTTGATCTTGATGCTATCGTTGCAACAGTTAAGAAGACTCACAGAGCTCTTGTTGTTCACGAAGATAAAGTGTTCGGTGGTTTCGGTGGTGAGCTTGTTGGTCAAATCAATGAACACGCGTTCGAGCACCTGGATGCTCCAGTTCGCCGTGTAGGTTCGACTTTCACTCCAGTAGGTTTCAACCGTATTCTTGAGCGCGCTATCCTTCCAGATATGAATAAGATCTTGGTTGCCGCTCGCGATCTTCTAAATTACTAAGATCTTGATAGGGCCTCGAAAGAGGCCCTTTTTTTTGCCATGGGACGCCTCATGGCGAGAGTAGGCCTCTAAGCCCTTCATTAAAGCGGAAAAAGCAGGTAATTAATACAGTATAAAAAGTGCACTCATTATAGGCACTTGGGTCTCCCGTCAGTAATATGCCGGCAATTTCCATTCCCTATAAGGAGACCTCAGATGAAAAATTTCCTTTTAGCAGGGGCGATGCTCCTATCTTTCAATGCTTTCTCTCAGTCTTATCTCGTGCTTAATAACGGTGTGACTCTTACGACAGATAAGTCGGGTTTTATCTACGACTTCGGTAACTTTATTCTTCCATACAAGGTTCTTGCTAACGGCGGTAACTTCTTAATCGCTGAAGAGAGACTTTCTACAGTTGATGAAAACGGCTTCTTCTATACCAAGTCTGACAAGATCAAAAAAATTAAAGCTAAAGGTCAGAACTATTTCATTAATGACGACAATGATCTTGTGACGATTGATTCAAAAGGCTTCTTCTACGTTCTTGAAGATAAGGCCTTTAAGAAGGCCAATAACTTTGGTGGAAACTTTTTTACAGTTAAACCCGAAGACAAGAAGCCGGCAGTTGACCTTTATACAGTTAACTCAAACGGTAACTACTTTAAACTGAAAGTGGATCACTTAAATCCTGCCGACATCACAGTTTTCGGTGGAACTTATTTCCAAACGAAGTCGGGGGTTACTTATACAGTTAATAAAGATGGTTTCGTTTATCCGAAAACAGAAGTGAAAGTGAAAGCGATCAAGAAGACTGGTGGTAACTTCTTCATCGATTCAGACAATCTTCTTTATACCGTTTCTGAAGAAGGTTTCTTGATGCTTCCAGTTCTTCCAGCGAACATCAAGGTCTCAGAAATTGTAAAACTTGGTGCGAACTATATGATCGATACTCAAGGCCGCATCTTCGTGGTGGATAAAACAGGTGCAATGTATGAGCGCACAATTGATCACGATTTACTAAACGCAAAAGTACTTTCTTTCTAATTTGACGGGGCCCCATCAGGGCCCCTTTTTTTTGGCACAACCTTCCAGCACATTCAGTCACCTTAAGGAAACACAGAGCTATTCAAGCGCTTACTCCTCTCGGGCAAATTTAAAGTCACTCCATAGTAAAGCAAATGATACTTGAGTATAGTCGCTCTGCTTTTCAACTCAAGGAGATGACGAATGAAAAAACTAATGCTGGCAGCTCTTGCAACTCTTTCCCTTAATGCATTCTCTCAATCATATATCATCATGGATAACGGGATCACGATCACGACTGATAATTCCGGATATGCCTATGATTTTGGTCACTACGCTTTCCCTCAGAAGGTAACTCTGAAAGGTGGCCAGTACTTCGTAGAAGAAGGAACAATTCTTGCGACGATCGATGAAAACGGTCTGTTCTTCCGTAAGTACGAAATGATCCCTGAGAAGATCAAAGGCAAAGGCATCAATTACTTCTTATCGGAAGAGGGCGCTCTTTATGCCATCGATAAGAAAGGCTATGTGAAATTCACGGAGAATGAACTCTATAAGAAAGCAGTTAACTTCGGTGGAAACTATTTCACTGTAAACGATACAGAAGCTCAATCACTGGATCTTTATGTAGTTGATGGAACAGGTAAAGTGGCGAAGGCGGATGCTCCGTCTTTAAAAGTGAAAGACATCATCGCCTTTGGTGGAACATACGTGATGAACAATCGTGGTGTGGTCTTCACTGTTGCAAGTAATGGTGTGGTCACTCCTCAGGACGATGTTCGTGTAGGAATCATCACAAAGAAAGGTGGTAACTACTTCGTTGATTCATCTGGATATATGTTCACTGTTTCAGAGCAGGGGATTCTAAGAATGCCGGCACTTCCTCTGACTCTAAGAGTAAGCAGCATCTTGAAACTTGGAAGTAACTACTTCATCGATCAGAGCGGAAAGCTCTTCGTGGTTGATAAGGAAGGGAACATCTTCGAGCGCACTATGCGTGACTACGACTTCAAGACCGCGAAAGTTATTTCGCTTTAAAATAAGAAGGCCCCTTAATAATCTGTACCCCGTTTTTTGTACAGCTAAAAATGACCGCTAATAAAGCCCCGGTAACAAGCCGGGGCTTTATTATTTAAGGCCTTTTGTGGTCTTTCATTGTTGTAATATTCCATTACTTCCTTAACTTCGTTTTTTACATCTTCAAACGTTTTGCATTTTTTAAGTTCTAACAGATCTTTGAAGTGTCCAAAAAAGCTTTCTATTGGAGCATTGTCATAACAATTGGCCCTTCGAGACATTGACTGTGTGACACCAAATTCTTTAAGGAGATTTCGGAACGCTTCATGTGTGTATTGGAAGCCTTGATCAGAATGTATAATTAAAGAGCTTCTAATGTTAGGAGATAAGGTTCCTAAAAGCGATTTGAACTCTTCAGTGAACTGACTTACAGATGGAGAACGCATCAGTTTATAGGATACGATCTCATTTGTTCCCAAGTCTTTAGTTGCCGATAGATAAGCTTTCTCTCCAGATCCATAAAATAAAAAAGTCATATCTGTTGAATAAATGGAATTAGGAAGTGGGGTTACAAATTCTCTCCTGAGAAGATTGGGTACAAAAGCATTCTCCGAAGTAGGTAGACTCTTATAAGGATTTTTCCTTCTGATCTTAGTAATAAGACCATACTCACGCTTTATCCGTTGAATCTTCTTATGATTTATAGGTTTGATTCCAGAGTTTCGAATCATCATATCGATTGTTCGAGTTCCTCCTTTCTTTCGACTCTTCTCAAAAAACTTTTGTATTATTTCGAGAGAGGATAGATCTCGTTTTACTCTGTTTTCATTGTTTTTGAGATAATAGTAAAAACCACTTCTGCTAACTCCAGCGACCCTGCAGAGAGCTTGGAGTTTTAGTGAGGGAGATGATGTAATTGCCTTGTGGATTAATTCAAAAGCTATAGTTCGTCGTCCGCAAGGCCCTTCAACTTTTTTAGGTGAGCAATAACCTCTTTTTGATAGGCAATCTCAGCCTTCATCTCTTCAAAGGTCATATTTTCAAGTGACTTCCTTCGCCCCTTTTTTTCAGGGTGTAAGTCTCCAACTGCTCTAACCTTGCGCCTCCAGCGTCCCAAACAAGTATCAACAAACTTTTTGTCGAAGCAGTTAACTCCAAGTGTTCTGTTGAAGGTTTCTTCTCGAGTCATGCCTTCAATTAAAGAATCAAGGACAAGTCGCTTGAAGTGTTCGGTAAAAACAATCTGTTTCTCAGTAATTTTTGCCACGTATGGGCTAGATTTTAGAACTTTTAGGTCGGAATTAGAAAGGCCCTTCATGATCTGCTCCTTGTTAGGATTTTAACCCATTTTCCAGAAAAGCGGTTTTTTATGCTTGTCTAGAAAATGGGGTTCAGATCATAACGGGGCCTTCTTTATTGAATGATTCTTAGATGTGAGCTTAGTTTTCCGACTTGTTTTCGAAGATTATCAAAACCTTCCACTTCATCAATCACCAGAACGTCATTTTCAGTCGTGAGATCGTTTTTGAAGAGCGAGAGGTAGCTCTCCAGCTCTGCTGTTTTAAGCTCTTTCACGATCATCACATAAAGCGAGCGACCGAAGTTCTTTCCCACCACCACACGGCTAGTAACGCCATTAGCGGCACGAAGATTGGCGGTAAGAAGACCGTCCAAAAGATAGTCCACGTCCTCGTAATAAGAATTCTGGGGAGTCACTTCTTCTTTAGTGAGCCAGATGATTCCTGTTGTGAGTGGTGTGACTTCCTTTCGAATATCACTCATTGCGGTTTAACTCTTGCTTGAAAACGTTGTCCAGGATTCC
Encoded here:
- a CDS encoding alpha-ketoacid dehydrogenase subunit alpha/beta; the protein is MKVAKLHDLKKTDKKTLEKWLHLLILGRMIDERAPNYLKQALGWSYHAPYAGHDAIQLAIGQVFDRKTDHMFPYYRDMLTALSAGLTTEEILLNGISKATDLASGGRHMSNHFAKPEWNIHNVSSCTGNHTLHAVGVGRAMKFYKHKGVAISSQGESSVSEGYCYEAINGASNEKLPVVFVFQDNGYGISVPKADQTANEFVCDNFTGFKNLQIVKCDGKDVFDSMNTMIAAREHALKFSEPVIVHAMCVRIGNHSNSDNHEWYRDEKERADAKAQDPLPKFKADLLKAKIFTEKEIAKIEEKAKAELLEAHAKAVKAPNPTPESIFDHVLPPAYEPQKYTDGTHNDTSEPKKFIDAINGTLKAEFRHNPNTFIWGQDVANKEKGGIFNVTKGMQQEFGKGRVFNGPIAEDYILGTANGMSRFDQDKIRVVVEGAEFADYFWPAMEQFVEMSHDHWRSNGAFSPNVTIRLASGGYIGGGLYHSQNIEGTLCTFPGVRVVVPAFADDAAGLLRTAMRSQGCTVYLEPKALYNAKHAMTSIPEDFEVPFGKARVRREGKDLSIITYGNTVHFSLEAAEILAKEGFDVEVLDLRSLNPLDLDAIVATVKKTHRALVVHEDKVFGGFGGELVGQINEHAFEHLDAPVRRVGSTFTPVGFNRILERAILPDMNKILVAARDLLNY
- a CDS encoding IS3 family transposase is translated as MAFELIHKAITSSPSLKLQALCRVAGVSRSGFYYYLKNNENRVKRDLSSLEIIQKFFEKSRKKGGTRTIDMMIRNSGIKPINHKKIQRIKREYGLITKIRRKNPYKSLPTSENAFVPNLLRREFVTPLPNSIYSTDMTFLFYGSGEKAYLSATKDLGTNEIVSYKLMRSPSVSQFTEEFKSLLGTLSPNIRSSLIIHSDQGFQYTHEAFRNLLKEFGVTQSMSRRANCYDNAPIESFFGHFKDLLELKKCKTFEDVKNEVKEVMEYYNNERPQKALNNKAPACYRGFISGHF